The following proteins are encoded in a genomic region of Vulpes vulpes isolate BD-2025 chromosome X, VulVul3, whole genome shotgun sequence:
- the LOC112932390 gene encoding large ribosomal subunit protein eL39-like encodes MSSHKTFRIKRFLANKQKQNLPIPQWIQMKTGNKIRYNSKRRHWRRTKLGL; translated from the coding sequence ATGTCTTCTCACAAGACTTTCAGAATCAAGCGATTCCTGGCcaataaacaaaagcagaatctTCCCATTCCCCAGTGGATTCAGatgaaaactggtaataaaatcagGTACAACTCCAAGAGGAGGCACTGGAGAAGAACCAAGCTGGGTCTATGA